A stretch of Fibrobacter sp. DNA encodes these proteins:
- a CDS encoding ribonuclease H family protein, with the protein MAKQKFYAIKTPTESKIVTTWDECEKLTHGVKGVLFKSFGTKAEAEAWISGMAVPAPGGIRVFVDGSFSPGFPYSGWAFVVTEDDKEIARGNGLTAFEAESRNIDGEVMASYQAMRWLDANNKNGVICHDYEGIARWAKGEWQAKSNIAKRYVSAAQPYLHRVKFEKVAAHTGVKWNELVDQLAKEAIAAGKAQAKEKAEEK; encoded by the coding sequence ATGGCAAAGCAGAAGTTCTACGCGATCAAGACCCCTACCGAAAGTAAAATCGTTACCACCTGGGACGAGTGTGAAAAACTGACCCACGGTGTGAAGGGTGTTCTGTTCAAATCCTTTGGAACGAAGGCTGAGGCGGAGGCTTGGATTTCCGGCATGGCCGTTCCCGCTCCTGGTGGAATCCGCGTGTTTGTGGACGGGTCGTTCTCTCCGGGATTTCCCTATTCCGGCTGGGCTTTTGTTGTGACAGAAGATGACAAGGAAATCGCCCGAGGAAATGGTCTGACCGCCTTTGAAGCCGAGAGCCGTAATATCGACGGTGAAGTAATGGCTAGCTACCAGGCTATGCGTTGGCTAGATGCCAACAACAAGAATGGCGTGATTTGCCATGACTACGAAGGCATTGCCCGCTGGGCCAAGGGCGAATGGCAGGCTAAGAGCAATATTGCCAAGCGCTATGTAAGCGCTGCTCAGCCCTATCTGCACCGTGTGAAATTTGAAAAGGTGGCTGCACACACTGGCGTCAAGTGGAATGAACTTGTGGACCAGTTGGCTAAGGAAGCCATTGCCGCCGGTAAAGCCCAAGCTAAAGAAAAGGCAGAAGAAAAGTAA
- the thiS gene encoding sulfur carrier protein ThiS, whose product MIKVNGIDIEADGTVFAGKSVADYLATTNYDCKRIAVELNENIVPKAKYAETMLSDGDSLEVVSFVGGG is encoded by the coding sequence ATGATTAAAGTCAATGGCATTGACATCGAAGCCGATGGAACCGTGTTTGCGGGTAAGTCCGTAGCGGATTACTTGGCTACTACAAATTATGACTGCAAGCGTATCGCTGTAGAATTAAACGAAAACATTGTGCCCAAGGCCAAGTACGCCGAAACCATGCTTTCCGATGGGGACTCCCTGGAAGTGGTCAGCTTTGTAGGAGGCGGTTAA
- the thiH gene encoding 2-iminoacetate synthase ThiH, with amino-acid sequence MNYNDERYFIDSDTLSPEALERKHRIETDPSARSNHMEYMKGMEIIKSDIHDKVMSHVDSVDFSKYTARDVLAALDHHTCTVEDFKALLSPAATPYLEKMAQKAKLETSKHFGNTVYFFTPLYIANYCENYCVYCGFNCYNKIKRMQLTMEQIEHEMKVIADSGMEEVLILTGESRAKSSVEYIGEACKIAHKYFRMVGVEVYPMNTDEYKYLHECGVDYVTVFQETYDKVRYEQLHLLGHKRIYPYRFDSQERALMGGMRGCGFSALLGLSDFRKDALASALHVFYLQKKYPHAEMSLSCPRLRPIVNNDKINPLDVHEKELCQVLCAYRIFMPFVGITVSSRESKEFRNGIVKIAATKVSAGVSTGVGDHEEKYKKDDGQVTKNSEVDESAGGDEQFEINDARSFNTMYKDISDEGLQPVLNDYLYV; translated from the coding sequence ATGAACTACAACGACGAACGATATTTTATTGATTCCGACACTTTGTCTCCCGAGGCCTTGGAACGCAAGCACCGCATCGAGACTGATCCTTCTGCCCGTTCCAACCATATGGAGTACATGAAGGGCATGGAAATCATCAAGTCCGACATTCACGACAAGGTGATGAGCCATGTGGATTCCGTGGACTTTAGCAAGTACACCGCCCGCGATGTGCTGGCCGCTCTGGACCACCACACCTGTACTGTAGAAGATTTCAAGGCGCTCCTTTCCCCGGCAGCCACTCCCTACTTGGAAAAGATGGCCCAGAAGGCAAAGCTGGAAACCAGCAAGCACTTTGGCAATACGGTGTATTTCTTTACTCCGCTGTACATCGCCAACTACTGCGAAAACTACTGCGTCTATTGCGGATTCAACTGCTACAACAAAATCAAGCGCATGCAGCTGACCATGGAGCAGATCGAGCACGAGATGAAGGTCATCGCCGACAGCGGCATGGAAGAAGTGCTGATCCTTACCGGTGAGTCCCGCGCCAAGAGCAGTGTGGAATACATCGGCGAAGCCTGCAAGATTGCTCACAAGTATTTCCGTATGGTGGGTGTTGAAGTTTACCCCATGAACACTGACGAATACAAGTACCTCCACGAATGCGGGGTAGACTATGTGACGGTGTTCCAGGAAACCTACGACAAGGTTCGTTACGAACAGCTCCATTTGCTGGGCCATAAGAGAATTTATCCGTACCGTTTTGATTCCCAGGAACGCGCCCTCATGGGTGGCATGCGTGGCTGCGGTTTCTCCGCACTGCTTGGCCTTTCCGACTTCCGCAAGGATGCCCTGGCCAGCGCACTTCACGTGTTCTATCTGCAGAAGAAGTACCCCCATGCTGAAATGAGCCTTTCTTGCCCCCGCCTCCGTCCCATTGTGAATAACGACAAGATCAATCCTCTGGACGTTCACGAAAAGGAATTGTGCCAGGTGCTTTGCGCCTACCGTATCTTTATGCCCTTCGTTGGCATTACCGTCTCCAGCCGCGAAAGCAAGGAATTCCGTAACGGCATCGTAAAGATTGCTGCTACCAAGGTTTCTGCAGGCGTGTCTACTGGCGTTGGCGACCACGAAGAAAAGTACAAGAAGGACGACGGTCAGGTCACGAAGAATTCCGAAGTGGATGAAAGTGCCGGCGGTGATGAACAGTTCGAAATCAACGACGCCCGCAGTTTCAACACCATGTACAAGGACATCAGCGACGAAGGCCTTCAGCCTGTTCTGAACGATTACCTTTACGTTTAG
- a CDS encoding FAD:protein FMN transferase produces MIPARFLFISLCFLIFIACQKDDSANTPKSTESAKSFEAMNTFMSLKSFGTDPEKANDAVEALIANIETQISTTKEGSYIYKLNHLNEGEEKSVETPAQIANLISFSLSIAKETDGAFNPTLFPIIHLWGFTTEKYRVPSDTEIKEALTATDFNKVSLSYQNNNSAIVTMKNGMMMDMGAIGKGFAGDQAIQLLKEKEITSAIMDLGGNVQTLGCKPDGSPWKVGITNPWGDAPIGGIAICNKAVITSGGYERYFEENGKRYIHIFDSKTGKPVDNDLASVTIIAESGMYADALSTTLFVMGKEKAIDFYKKNHEKFQMILVMNDKTLVYTEGLQDILTITYPVKKKAIIKN; encoded by the coding sequence ATGATTCCAGCAAGATTCCTTTTTATAAGCCTTTGTTTCTTGATTTTCATCGCCTGTCAAAAAGACGATTCTGCCAACACACCAAAATCAACGGAATCCGCAAAATCCTTTGAGGCCATGAACACATTCATGTCGCTAAAAAGTTTCGGTACAGACCCAGAAAAAGCCAACGATGCCGTAGAGGCCCTGATCGCAAACATAGAAACGCAAATATCCACCACAAAAGAGGGCAGCTACATCTATAAACTCAATCACCTTAACGAAGGCGAAGAAAAATCCGTAGAAACACCCGCGCAGATCGCCAACCTGATTTCTTTTTCTTTAAGCATTGCCAAAGAAACGGACGGGGCCTTCAATCCAACACTATTCCCCATCATCCATTTATGGGGATTCACCACCGAAAAATATAGAGTTCCTTCGGATACGGAAATCAAGGAAGCCCTTACCGCCACCGATTTCAACAAGGTCTCCCTTTCATATCAAAACAACAACTCGGCAATCGTGACCATGAAAAACGGAATGATGATGGACATGGGAGCCATAGGCAAAGGCTTCGCAGGAGACCAGGCCATTCAATTATTGAAGGAAAAGGAAATAACATCCGCCATAATGGACCTAGGCGGAAACGTTCAGACTTTAGGCTGCAAGCCTGATGGAAGCCCTTGGAAAGTAGGCATTACCAATCCCTGGGGAGATGCCCCTATTGGCGGAATCGCCATTTGCAACAAGGCTGTCATAACCAGCGGTGGATACGAGCGTTATTTCGAGGAAAACGGGAAAAGATACATCCATATTTTTGACAGCAAAACTGGCAAGCCTGTAGATAACGATCTTGCCTCCGTTACCATAATCGCAGAATCCGGCATGTACGCCGACGCCTTATCTACGACCCTGTTTGTAATGGGTAAAGAAAAGGCCATTGACTTTTATAAAAAGAATCATGAAAAATTCCAGATGATTCTTGTAATGAATGATAAAACCCTGGTCTACACAGAAGGACTCCAAGACATTTTGACCATAACCTATCCCGTCAAAAAGAAAGCAATTATCAAAAACTAA
- the thiE gene encoding thiamine phosphate synthase codes for MQLDTTLYFITDSSTVPAEKFLPSVEAACKGGATIIQLREKNKSTREYMELAASVHEITSRYNVPLIIDDRVDVALAIGAEGVHVGQSDMPVAMARKLMGPDKIIGATTKTVPQALEAYEQGADYCGVGAIYPTTTKVVTILTSVDTLKEIVKAVPIPVNAIGGLNKDNIHVLAGSGIKGICAVSAIQKAADPEAATRELKAAFLAL; via the coding sequence ATGCAGTTAGATACAACACTTTACTTTATCACTGATAGTTCTACGGTTCCTGCCGAAAAGTTCCTGCCTTCTGTGGAGGCTGCCTGCAAAGGTGGCGCCACCATTATCCAGCTTCGCGAAAAGAACAAGTCTACCCGCGAGTACATGGAACTTGCCGCAAGTGTCCACGAAATCACTAGCCGCTACAACGTGCCTCTGATTATCGATGACCGTGTAGACGTTGCCCTCGCCATTGGTGCCGAAGGTGTCCATGTGGGGCAGAGCGACATGCCCGTTGCCATGGCCCGCAAGCTCATGGGACCGGATAAGATTATTGGCGCTACCACAAAGACGGTGCCCCAGGCTCTGGAAGCCTACGAACAGGGCGCGGACTACTGCGGTGTCGGTGCCATTTATCCCACCACCACCAAGGTGGTCACCATCCTCACCAGCGTGGATACCTTGAAGGAAATCGTAAAGGCAGTTCCTATTCCCGTGAATGCCATCGGCGGGTTGAACAAGGACAACATCCATGTTCTGGCTGGTTCCGGCATCAAGGGGATTTGCGCCGTGTCCGCCATCCAGAAGGCCGCGGATCCCGAAGCCGCCACCCGCGAACTGAAGGCAGCCTTCCTGGCGCTGTAA
- a CDS encoding glutaminyl-peptide cyclotransferase translates to MAKEMSFLKTIFGLSLALASALFAEAPREVPVIVDSIPHDQSHFTQGLFFDGKDLIETTGLYGKSGLYRRTLDGKVLDSTRLADRYFGEGSIAVGDDIFYLTWKAHKAFIYDRRTFKWKSEFRIPTEGWGLTYWRSALLMSNGSSELLQLAMGGFYVVGTIPVRDGDRPVNMLNELEVVGDTLYANIWQTGLIAVISLPSGKVVKYLDFSKKVSELLRKYPDMDVLNGIAYDGKNLWVTGKLWPWIYKLKN, encoded by the coding sequence ATGGCGAAAGAAATGTCTTTTTTGAAAACGATTTTTGGTTTGTCTCTGGCTTTGGCGTCTGCATTGTTTGCAGAGGCTCCCCGAGAGGTGCCTGTGATTGTGGATTCCATTCCTCATGACCAGAGCCATTTTACCCAGGGTTTGTTCTTTGATGGTAAGGATTTGATTGAAACTACGGGACTTTACGGAAAGTCCGGTTTGTACCGCCGTACCTTGGATGGCAAGGTTTTGGATTCCACCCGCTTGGCTGACCGCTATTTTGGCGAGGGCTCCATTGCGGTGGGCGACGATATTTTCTACCTGACTTGGAAGGCACACAAGGCATTTATCTATGACCGCAGAACCTTTAAGTGGAAGAGTGAATTCCGTATTCCTACGGAAGGCTGGGGGCTTACCTATTGGCGCAGCGCTTTGCTCATGAGTAACGGCAGTAGCGAACTTTTGCAGCTGGCCATGGGCGGCTTCTATGTGGTGGGAACCATTCCAGTTCGTGATGGGGATCGCCCAGTGAACATGCTGAACGAACTTGAGGTGGTTGGCGACACCCTTTATGCAAACATTTGGCAGACCGGCTTGATTGCCGTCATTTCCCTGCCTTCTGGCAAGGTGGTCAAGTACCTTGATTTTTCCAAGAAGGTTTCTGAACTGCTTCGCAAGTATCCCGATATGGACGTACTGAACGGCATTGCCTACGATGGCAAGAACCTGTGGGTTACAGGAAAACTCTGGCCCTGGATTTATAAGCTGAAAAATTAG
- a CDS encoding thiazole synthase → MENDKLVLGGHEFNSRFILGSGKYSLKLIEAAVQYAGAEIITCAVRRANTKEHENILDYIPKSATLLPNTSGARNADEAVRIARLARELGCGDFVKIEIMRDSKYLLPDNYETIKATEILAKEGFVVLPYMHADLNVARDLVNAGAAAVMPLAAPIGSNRGLSAKDFIQILIDEIELPIIVDAGIGKPSQACEAMEMGAAAVMANTALATAGDLPRMAAAFKSAIEAGRNAYLSGMGRVLVRGAAASDPLTGFLRD, encoded by the coding sequence ATGGAAAACGATAAACTTGTTCTTGGCGGTCATGAGTTCAACTCCCGCTTTATTCTCGGTTCTGGCAAGTACTCCCTGAAGCTGATTGAAGCTGCGGTGCAGTATGCCGGTGCAGAAATTATTACCTGCGCCGTTCGCCGTGCCAATACCAAGGAACATGAAAACATCCTGGATTACATTCCCAAGAGTGCAACCCTGCTGCCCAATACTTCTGGCGCCCGCAACGCCGACGAAGCGGTCCGTATTGCACGCCTTGCCCGCGAACTGGGCTGCGGCGATTTCGTAAAGATCGAAATCATGCGCGACTCCAAGTACCTGCTGCCGGATAACTACGAAACCATCAAGGCTACCGAGATTCTTGCCAAGGAAGGTTTCGTGGTGCTACCTTACATGCACGCCGACCTGAACGTTGCCCGCGACTTGGTAAACGCAGGTGCCGCTGCCGTAATGCCTTTGGCGGCTCCCATCGGTTCTAACCGCGGTCTCTCTGCCAAGGATTTCATCCAGATTCTCATCGACGAAATCGAACTTCCCATTATCGTAGATGCTGGTATCGGTAAGCCGTCTCAGGCTTGCGAAGCCATGGAAATGGGTGCCGCCGCTGTTATGGCAAACACCGCCCTTGCTACCGCCGGTGACTTGCCTCGCATGGCCGCCGCCTTCAAGTCCGCCATTGAAGCTGGCCGCAACGCTTACCTCTCCGGTATGGGCCGCGTGCTGGTTCGTGGTGCCGCCGCCAGCGATCCCCTTACAGGATTCCTGCGAGATTAG
- a CDS encoding peptidoglycan DD-metalloendopeptidase family protein has translation MSLFGQNKWRFVLAAIVAALLCCSSPVLAASSSTAKSKPAKEKTVKEKPAKDTKADKKKAESKKAETKKPESKKADDKKKETKKAEPKKTEKKVQDKKKPVKKAKFKHKSSYDDTASDEIDVEDVAPAQTDDTATEAVPADSTTKKVTIQSDDPKAFTKALLYEKEGVEVEIVDAKAAKKEIPKIGFDKGDYFDFSTMLVPVTHESRLGSPYGIRDHRLHRGVDIHVEKGEPMLAAYPGKVVVSKYNKGGYGHYVVVEHEGGLQTLYGHLAERAVRVGDIVFPGDIVGLAGNTGKSSGAHLHFEIRYKDININPASVVNFPKWELQPGVERMSKKKIVSAHYNMQNKLKKENLYIVKAGDTLKDVANYFYISEDAVCRINGLKKDQPLRVGHRLKGSK, from the coding sequence ATGAGTTTGTTTGGGCAAAATAAATGGAGGTTCGTCCTCGCAGCCATTGTTGCAGCACTGTTGTGTTGCAGCAGTCCTGTACTCGCCGCAAGCAGCTCTACCGCAAAGTCAAAGCCCGCCAAGGAAAAAACAGTAAAGGAAAAGCCGGCCAAGGACACCAAGGCCGACAAGAAAAAAGCGGAGTCCAAGAAGGCTGAAACGAAAAAGCCGGAATCCAAGAAGGCTGACGACAAGAAGAAAGAAACTAAAAAGGCCGAGCCCAAGAAGACCGAGAAAAAGGTTCAAGACAAAAAGAAGCCCGTCAAAAAGGCCAAGTTCAAACACAAGTCCAGTTACGATGATACAGCCTCCGACGAAATTGACGTAGAGGACGTGGCACCGGCACAAACAGACGACACCGCAACAGAAGCCGTCCCAGCAGATTCTACAACAAAGAAAGTTACCATCCAGTCCGACGACCCCAAGGCATTCACCAAGGCACTACTTTACGAAAAAGAAGGTGTCGAGGTGGAGATTGTCGACGCCAAGGCCGCCAAGAAGGAAATTCCCAAGATCGGTTTTGACAAGGGCGACTACTTCGACTTTTCCACCATGCTTGTTCCTGTGACCCACGAATCCCGCTTGGGCTCCCCCTACGGAATCCGCGACCACCGTCTGCACCGCGGCGTAGACATTCACGTGGAGAAGGGAGAACCAATGCTTGCCGCCTACCCCGGAAAGGTGGTGGTGTCCAAGTACAACAAGGGCGGATACGGCCATTACGTTGTTGTGGAACACGAAGGCGGGTTACAGACTTTGTATGGACACCTGGCGGAACGCGCCGTCCGTGTGGGAGACATTGTTTTCCCAGGCGATATCGTTGGCCTTGCCGGCAACACCGGCAAATCCTCCGGCGCCCACCTGCATTTTGAAATCCGCTACAAGGACATCAACATCAACCCGGCCTCTGTAGTAAACTTCCCCAAGTGGGAACTTCAGCCCGGCGTAGAACGCATGTCCAAGAAAAAGATTGTCTCCGCCCACTATAACATGCAGAACAAACTAAAGAAAGAAAATCTCTACATTGTAAAGGCCGGCGACACCCTTAAGGACGTGGCCAACTACTTCTACATTTCCGAAGACGCCGTCTGCAGAATCAACGGATTGAAAAAAGACCAACCCTTGCGAGTTGGTCACAGATTAAAAGGAAGTAAATAG
- a CDS encoding NusG domain II-containing protein, whose translation MMKVIDVVLLLVILAVSIWMIFRSMSASGDRIVVHAADRMYEFSLKEDGSYKIPGPLGETTVQVKNGRARIVESPCPNKICIRQGFAKPLVCLPNKIIVDVEDSEGFDAVAR comes from the coding sequence ATGATGAAAGTCATTGATGTTGTTCTATTGTTGGTTATTCTTGCCGTTTCCATTTGGATGATTTTTCGTTCCATGTCCGCTTCTGGGGATAGAATTGTGGTTCATGCTGCCGACCGGATGTATGAATTTAGCCTGAAAGAAGATGGATCCTACAAGATCCCGGGACCTTTAGGTGAAACCACCGTACAGGTCAAGAATGGTCGCGCCCGCATTGTAGAATCTCCTTGTCCGAACAAAATCTGTATTCGTCAAGGTTTTGCAAAGCCTCTTGTGTGCCTTCCCAATAAAATCATCGTAGACGTTGAAGATTCGGAGGGCTTTGATGCGGTTGCGCGATAG
- a CDS encoding ThiF family adenylyltransferase, with protein sequence MAIALARAGVGKLILIDFDCVDVTNLHRQQYKASQVGEAKAVALPENLLLNW encoded by the coding sequence GTGGCTATCGCTTTGGCTCGGGCCGGCGTAGGCAAGCTCATTCTCATTGACTTTGACTGCGTCGACGTTACCAATTTGCATCGACAGCAGTACAAGGCAAGTCAGGTGGGTGAGGCGAAGGCTGTTGCCCTGCCTGAAAACTTGCTTTTGAATTGGTAA
- the thiF gene encoding thiamine biosynthesis protein ThiF encodes MEPQIPSKEEMLSALETRQGAENVAKLQGATVAVCGLGGLGSNVAIALARAGVGKLILIDFDCVDVTNLHRQQYKACQVGMPKAVALPENLREIAPYIELESHQVRVTEENVMELVGKADVVCEAFDNAEAKAMLVNAALENGKVLVAASGMAGFGDANSIQTRRVSKNFYLCGDGVSDVNAGIGLVAPRVMACAAHEAQTVVRLICGMVT; translated from the coding sequence TTGGAACCGCAAATTCCATCCAAAGAGGAAATGCTCTCAGCCCTGGAAACTCGCCAGGGTGCTGAAAACGTTGCAAAGTTGCAGGGTGCGACTGTTGCTGTTTGCGGTTTGGGTGGGCTTGGCTCCAACGTGGCCATTGCGCTGGCTCGTGCCGGCGTAGGTAAGCTTATTCTCATTGATTTTGACTGCGTGGACGTGACCAACTTGCATCGTCAGCAGTACAAGGCCTGCCAGGTGGGAATGCCCAAGGCTGTTGCGCTGCCTGAGAATCTACGGGAGATTGCGCCCTACATCGAACTGGAATCCCATCAGGTTCGCGTGACAGAAGAAAATGTTATGGAACTGGTAGGGAAGGCCGACGTAGTTTGCGAGGCTTTTGATAATGCAGAAGCCAAGGCTATGCTGGTGAATGCCGCCTTGGAAAATGGCAAGGTGCTGGTGGCGGCCTCCGGGATGGCTGGCTTCGGTGATGCAAATTCCATCCAGACCCGCCGCGTGTCAAAGAATTTTTATTTGTGCGGCGATGGCGTCAGCGACGTGAATGCTGGAATCGGGCTGGTGGCCCCTCGCGTCATGGCTTGCGCCGCCCACGAAGCCCAAACTGTAGTGCGCTTGATCTGTGGAATGGTAACGTAA
- a CDS encoding Gx transporter family protein yields MRLRDRNYIAYLGALTLLFSYAEMFLPRTVPFFRLGLGNTVVLLAFGLDFPAFVVLLLIKAIASSLMAGTLFSPFFVMSLAQSVASGIVMYGLFYGTRRIQKLIGLYGISMVGAVVSTMVQILLASLFLGQGSFALLGPMMLFSLFASILTAFLALHLHIPEQAPIIQSSKAELKTSSPYRIWGIVFAICAMAVFTLMQSDLKVLGVCLVLSFVAQKISGRRILLMPHVTLWIFVLIANVLSPSGLVLYSVGEFNLTEGSLVNGVCQAMKLSAVSALSQCAANLRPQGNSLIALSLKYFRGLSNVLRNSSGNIFKKIRTALATTEITD; encoded by the coding sequence ATGCGGTTGCGCGATAGAAACTATATCGCCTATCTTGGGGCGTTGACTCTTCTGTTTTCGTATGCAGAAATGTTCCTGCCTCGAACGGTCCCTTTCTTTAGGCTGGGCCTTGGAAATACGGTGGTCTTGCTGGCGTTCGGTCTTGATTTCCCGGCGTTTGTTGTCTTGCTTTTGATCAAGGCGATTGCATCGTCCTTAATGGCTGGCACCTTGTTCTCTCCCTTCTTTGTAATGTCTTTGGCCCAGTCGGTGGCCTCTGGCATTGTAATGTATGGACTTTTCTACGGAACAAGACGAATTCAAAAACTTATTGGTCTGTATGGAATTTCCATGGTGGGTGCGGTGGTAAGCACTATGGTACAGATTCTTTTGGCAAGTTTGTTTTTGGGGCAGGGATCTTTCGCCTTGCTTGGTCCCATGATGCTATTCTCCCTCTTTGCTAGCATCCTTACGGCGTTCTTGGCGTTGCATTTGCATATTCCTGAACAGGCTCCCATTATTCAAAGCTCCAAAGCTGAACTGAAAACTAGTTCGCCCTATCGGATCTGGGGGATTGTTTTTGCTATTTGCGCCATGGCGGTATTTACCCTGATGCAAAGTGATTTGAAGGTACTTGGTGTTTGCCTTGTTTTGAGTTTTGTAGCGCAAAAGATTTCCGGTCGTCGCATTCTCTTGATGCCTCATGTGACTTTATGGATTTTTGTGTTGATTGCAAACGTCCTTTCCCCATCGGGGCTGGTTCTTTATTCTGTCGGGGAATTTAACTTGACGGAAGGTTCTCTGGTAAATGGTGTTTGTCAGGCCATGAAACTTTCTGCAGTTTCTGCCTTGTCGCAATGTGCTGCAAACTTGCGACCTCAGGGAAATTCCTTGATTGCCTTGTCGCTTAAATATTTCAGAGGATTAAGTAATGTCTTGCGCAATTCCTCTGGCAATATTTTCAAGAAGATTCGTACAGCTTTGGCTACCACTGAAATTACGGATTAG
- a CDS encoding DMT family protein: MTFAWYGNLKLKEMHISTDWPLILVILASWGLALLEYCFMIPANSIGSRINGGPFSLMQLKIIQEAISLTVFTTIAVTVFHTETLQWNHIVAFICIIAAVFFAFLK, translated from the coding sequence ATGACATTTGCCTGGTACGGCAACCTGAAGCTGAAGGAAATGCACATCAGCACCGACTGGCCGCTGATTCTCGTGATTCTTGCCAGCTGGGGCCTGGCACTTCTGGAATACTGCTTCATGATTCCCGCCAACTCCATCGGCAGCCGCATCAATGGCGGACCCTTCAGCCTGATGCAGCTGAAGATTATCCAGGAAGCCATTTCCCTGACAGTCTTCACCACCATTGCCGTGACGGTTTTCCACACGGAGACCTTGCAATGGAACCACATCGTGGCCTTCATCTGCATTATCGCCGCGGTATTCTTTGCATTCCTGAAGTAG
- a CDS encoding DUF4416 family protein: MGELRTPAKVKIIVGILAKDAEAVESVRETLKNRFGEEDLNLAPFSFTFTNYYKEEIGDAPVRAFFSYETLVDREEIVDIKLWTNDVELSIAEAAGTPGLRPVNLDPGYMTLGQFFLATTKDQRQRVYMQRGIFVEPTLYFQDGHFHAFDWTYRDYQSEPYVKYLEQVRARLAYQHSTGRPYNKRCEVRGARFEARD, translated from the coding sequence ATGGGCGAATTACGCACTCCAGCTAAGGTTAAAATCATTGTCGGCATCCTGGCCAAGGACGCCGAGGCTGTGGAGTCTGTGCGCGAAACCCTGAAAAACCGTTTCGGCGAAGAAGACCTGAACCTCGCCCCCTTCTCCTTCACATTCACCAACTACTACAAGGAAGAAATCGGCGACGCTCCCGTGCGCGCGTTCTTCAGCTATGAAACTTTGGTGGACCGTGAGGAAATCGTGGATATCAAGCTCTGGACCAACGACGTGGAACTTTCCATCGCCGAAGCCGCGGGCACCCCGGGACTACGCCCCGTGAACCTGGATCCGGGCTACATGACCTTGGGCCAGTTCTTTTTGGCCACCACCAAGGACCAGCGCCAGCGCGTGTACATGCAGCGGGGCATCTTTGTGGAACCCACCCTGTATTTCCAGGACGGACATTTCCACGCCTTCGACTGGACCTACCGAGATTACCAAAGCGAGCCCTACGTGAAATATCTTGAACAAGTCCGCGCACGACTGGCCTACCAGCACAGCACCGGACGTCCCTACAATAAGAGGTGCGAGGTTCGAGGCGCGAGGTTCGAGGCGCGAGATTAA
- a CDS encoding PHP domain-containing protein: MQKGFSTIITENGGYADLHLHTKLSDGSLEVEELLTLCKRKGLRCISITDHDNLDSYNLAVEPAKALGLEILPGIEISSVWQGKDIHILGYYCDPTNLALNMELQDFTKQRITRVKAIIKKLNALGIDITFEKVLSYCKGKVIGRPHIAMSLVDEEYIGSFSEAFTKYLGDGCVAFVEKKGLNPQQTIRLIENAGGIAVLAHPYKSGVSDEFIEQMVEWGVQGMEIYTPSQKGAVGRKYKEMAQHYGLVGTGGSDFHTESGTYPPNCTKMPYTVVQALRERREKSRAEWY, from the coding sequence ATGCAGAAAGGTTTCTCCACAATCATCACCGAAAACGGAGGTTATGCAGACTTGCATCTGCATACCAAGCTTTCCGATGGTTCCCTTGAAGTGGAAGAACTCCTCACCCTTTGCAAGCGCAAGGGCCTTCGCTGCATTTCCATTACGGACCACGACAACCTGGACAGCTATAACCTGGCCGTGGAACCCGCCAAGGCCTTGGGCCTTGAAATCCTTCCCGGCATCGAGATTTCCTCCGTTTGGCAGGGCAAGGACATCCACATTCTGGGCTACTACTGCGACCCCACCAACCTGGCCCTGAACATGGAACTTCAGGACTTTACCAAGCAGCGCATTACCCGCGTAAAGGCCATCATCAAGAAGCTGAACGCCCTAGGTATCGACATCACCTTCGAAAAGGTGCTGAGCTACTGCAAGGGTAAAGTCATCGGCCGCCCCCACATCGCCATGTCCCTGGTGGACGAAGAATACATCGGAAGTTTCTCCGAGGCATTCACCAAGTACCTGGGCGACGGCTGCGTAGCCTTCGTGGAAAAGAAGGGCCTCAACCCCCAGCAGACCATCCGTCTCATCGAAAACGCAGGCGGCATTGCCGTACTCGCCCACCCCTACAAGTCCGGGGTCAGCGACGAGTTCATCGAACAAATGGTGGAATGGGGCGTGCAGGGCATGGAAATCTACACCCCGTCCCAGAAGGGCGCCGTGGGCCGCAAGTACAAGGAAATGGCCCAGCACTACGGCCTGGTGGGCACCGGCGGTTCCGACTTCCACACCGAGAGCGGCACCTACCCTCCCAACTGCACCAAGATGCCCTACACCGTGGTACAGGCACTTCGCGAACGTCGCGAGAAGTCCCGCGCAGAATGGTACTAA